From Macrobrachium nipponense isolate FS-2020 chromosome 48, ASM1510439v2, whole genome shotgun sequence, a single genomic window includes:
- the LOC135205134 gene encoding uncharacterized protein LOC135205134, translating into MAFGARSWDHPPLHRPRPQPQPQYTSTPSTGRKSSLANPVTDFVTHVDTVNQYAPIYKTSVVYVPFATTIYDKAYVTVDQNILRTVYTTAFDYQTEYATEVRQKVFYKTITQVSEVPETVYVTDIQLRPDPSTITVFRTITRDAARIAQVPRGITRTVNQQKIYTKTAIVPRVVDRTVQKFVTVTNPVYKTVTVTEVPPPVKLGPTIIQTLTAKEEHFTPAVVVDTVFITKAATVIDQQAVPYTVTVDGPCGLAGIGAGGVGLGGGLALGGAGGGLGLGGADLGLGLGGVSSGLALGGAGVGGLGLGGVSGGVSNGGVVLGVSGGGLSLGGGAAAPLSLTIDDDELDLQALIGGAGGGLGLGGLSVGQGLGGVDGFRGTTNDLFLEGVGGGVDLGGSVGGIKPAVAVGGFKPGGAVSGVSLGGTGGGFKPGGAVSGVSLGGTGSGLGLGGAGGGVNLGGIGSGVGLGGSGGGFGPGGGGGGLGLGGSGGGIGLGGPGGGLGLGGSGGGVGLGGPGGPGGGFGPGGSGGGLGLGGPGGGFGPGGAGGGVGLGGPGGPGGGFGPGGSGGGLGLGGPGGGFGPGGAGGGLGLGGPGGPGGGFGPGGAGGGVGLGGPGGAGGGFGPGGGGGGFGPGGAGGGVGLGGPGGGFGPGGAGGGVGLGGPGGAGGGFGPGGGGGGFGPGGGGGGFGPGGGGGGLNLSIDDDDFDLDDDDNSLVLGGGSSGLGAGLGPIDVRLGGDKGIGGSKIKVDT; encoded by the exons ATGGCGTTCGGTGCGA GATCGTGGGACCACCCGCCCCtccaccgcccccgcccccagCCCCAACCCCAATACACGTCAACGCCTTCTACGGGCCGGAAATCCAGCCTTGCTAACCCCGTGACTGATTTCGTCACCCACGTGGATACAGTGAATCAATAT GCCCCTATCTACAAGACTTCAGTGGTCTACGTACCTTTTGCGACGACAATATATGACAAAGCCTACGTGACAGTAGATCAAAATATTTTGAGAACTGTTTACACGACGGCATTTGATTATCAAACCGAATATGCCACTGAG GTTAGACAAAAGGTTTTCTACAAAACAATCACTCAAGTATCGGAAGTCCCTGAGACCGTATACGTCACAGACATCCAGCTCAGGCCAGACCCTTCCACCATCACTGTCTTCCGTACTATTACTCGAGATGCAGCTAGGATTGCCCAGGTCCCCAGAGGAATCACTCGTACTGTGAACCAGCAGAAGATATACACCAAGACAGCCATAGTCCCACGTGTTGTAGACAGGACCGTTCAAAAGTTCGTCACTGTGACAAACCCTGTTTATAAGACTGTGACAGTGACTGAGGTTCCCCCACCAGTCAAGCTAGGTCCTACCATCATCCAAACTCTGACTGCGAAAGAAGAGCACTTTACTCCGGCTGTCGTCGTAGACACTGTCTTCATTACTAAGGCTGCTACTGTGATCGATCAACAGGCAGTGCCATACACAGTGACAGTAGATGGACCTTGCGGACTAGCCGGTATTGGAGCTGGAGGAGTTGGTCTTGGAGGAGGATTGGCCCTAGGAGGAGCAGGAGGTGGACTTGGGCTAGGAGGCGCAGACCTTGGACTTGGTCTTGGTGGAGTTAGTTCTGGACTTGCACTTGGAGGTGCAGGGGTAGGAGGGCTTGGGCTGGGAGGAGTGAGTGGGGGAGTAAGCAATGGAGGGGTGGTACTTGGGGTATCTGGTGGTGGACTCAGCCTTGGAGGGGGTGCAGCTGCTCCGCTAAGTCTGACGATAGATGACGATGAATTGGATTTGCAAGCGTTAATTGGAGGAGCAGGTGGTGGTCTTGGGCTTGGAGGACTTAGTGTTGGCCAAGGGTTGGGAGGAGTAGATGGGTTTAGAGGAACAACCAATGACCTTTTCCTTGAAGGAGTTGGAGGTGGTGTAGACCTTGGAGGATCTGTCGGAGGAATTAAACCTGCAGTAGCAGTTGGTGGATTTAAACCAGGAGGAGCAGTTAGTGGAGTTAGCCTGGGGGGAACCGGAGGTGGATTTAAACCAGGAGGAGCAGTAAGTGGAGTTAGCCTCGGGGGAACAGGAAGTGGTTTAGGACTGGGAGGAGCAGGAGGTGGGGTAAATCTTGGAGGAATAGGAAGTGGAGTAGGTCTTGGAGGATCAGGGGGTGGATTTGGAcctggaggaggtggaggtggattAGGGCTTGGAGGATCAGGAGGTGGAATAGGTCTTGGAGGACCAGGAGG CGGATTAGGCCTTGGAGGATCAGGAGGTGGAGTAGGTCTTGGAGGACCAGGAGGACCAGGGGGTGGATTTGGACCTGGTGGATCAGGAGGCGGATTAGGCCTTGGAGGACCAGGGGGTGGATTTGGACCTGGAGGAGCAGGGGGTGGAGTAGGCCTTGGAGGACCAGGAGGACCAGGAGGTGGATTTGGACCTGGTGGATCAGGAGGCGGATTAGGCCTTGGAGGACCAGGGGGTGGATTTGGACCTGGAGGAGCAGGGGGTGGATTAG GCCTTGGAGGACCAGGAGGACCAGGAGGTGGATTTGGACCAGGAGGAGCAGGGGGTGGAGTAGGTCTTGGAGGACCTGGAGGAGCAGGAGGCGGATTTggacctggaggaggaggaggtggatttGGACCTGGAGGAGCAGGCGGTGGAGTAGGCCTTGGAGGACCAGGAGGTGGATTTGGACCAGGAGGAGCTGGAGGTGGAGTAGGTCTTGGAGGACCTGGAGGAGCAGGAGGCGGATTTggacctggaggaggaggaggcggatttggacctggaggaggaggaggtggatttGGACCTGGAGGAGGAGGCGGTGGACTGAACCTTTcaatagatgatgatgatttcgATCTGGATGACGACGACAACAGCCTCGTCCTCGGAGGGGGATCTTCAGGATTAGGAGCCGGCCTCGGGCCAATCGACGTCAGATTAGGCGGAGATAAAGGCATAGGAGGCAGTAAGATAAAAGTGGATACGTAG